The sequence ACCGCTGCGCCGCCGGAACGGGCAGATTCCTGGAGCTGGCGGCGGCGAGGATTGGGCTGCGGCTCGAAGAATGGGAAACGGTCGGGCTCGACGAGGCGGGGGGGCTGGTCCTCTCGGCTACCTGCGGCGTCTTCGCCGAGAGCGAGTTGGTGGGTCACCTGGCGTCCGGGGTTAATCCCCGCTCCCTGGCCGCGGCGGCGGCGCTCTCCATCGCAGCGCGCATGTTGCCCCTGGCGGTCCAGGCGGGGCGTCCCGGGATGCCCGAGGACGGCGGGCTGGTCCTGGCGGGCGGCGTGTCCAACAACGCCCTGGTCGTGGCGGCGCTCCGCGGGGCCTTCACCGCCCTGGGGTTGCCGGTGCGGGTCCTGCCGGAACCGAGTCTTGCGGTCGCGTACGGCGCGGCCCTGGCCGCTGCACAACTTACTCCCACCGGGAAGGAGCCGGAGTGAAAAAACTGCTCATCCCCCTGTCCATCGCCCTGGCCGTAATCGTGGGCTGCGGACCCAGCGTCAACCCCCACATCCAACTGGCGGGGAAGATAATCTACGCGACGGAGTACGAGGGCGGAATCCACGTCATGCGGATAGACCCCCAGGGCGAGCACCGTGAGGCGCTCACCAACCCGGAGACCATCCGCGGCGCCAGCTCCTTCTTCGACGCCTGCCTGCTCCCCGACGGGGAGAGCTTCGTGGCCGTGGCCAATATCTACGGTAACTACGAGCTTGTGCTGGTAGAGCCCGGTTCCCCGCCCAAGGTCACCCAACTCACCCACAACAAGGCGCGGGACATCTCGCCCTCGGTGACCCCCGACGGGCGGTACGTTGTGTACGCCTCCGATCCCGGCGGCGACCTGGAGCTATTCAAGCTCGATCTGGAGGACCTGGACGCCGAACCGGAGCGCCTGACACACTCCAGGTCCAACGACACCGACCCGGCGGTCCGGCCCGACGGACGCTTCGTCGCCTTCGTGAGCGACCGGCAGGGCGCCTACGACCTCTACGCCGTTGACCTGACCGATGTGGAGCCGCTGCGGCGCCTGACCGACGAGTACGGCGACGTTTCCAAACCCAGCTTCTCGGCCGACGGGAAGTACGTCATCTACGAGTTGATGATCCACGGGAACCCCGAGATAGCTTACTGTAACTTCGACTCCCCCACCGAGCACGGTACGATCATCGAGAGCGACGAGTGGAACGAGTACTCGCCCTGCTTCTCCCCCGACGGGGATTACATCTGCGTCGTGAGCGACCGGGAGGGCACCAGCGACCTGTGCATCTTCACCTTCTCGGGGGACTTCATCCGCCGGGTGACGAGCACCCCGGAGTTCGACACCGACGTGTCCTGGACGCGGTGACACGGTGGACTTTTCGCTCCCAGCTGTGCTAGACTCGCCGCGTTTCAGTCGCGCCCTCGAGGTCGTCGAGAGCGTGGTGACCGTTCCCGAGTCGGGGACGCTCGTCGAATTCCTGGAGCTCCTCGTCCGGTGGAATCGCCGGATCAATCTGGTTTCCCGCGCCAGCGATCCCACGGACCTCCTCGCCGACGCCCTGGTTGATGCCGCCGCGCTGACCCGGATTCTCGAGACCGGCGACGGAACCGAGCGAAGCGAGCTACGCCCCCGGCGAACGGTGGCCGACCTCGGGGCCGGAGCCGGACTTCTATCCGTCGCCCTCGCTCTTTTAGCACCCGGTTTAGACCTGGTGCTGGTCGAGTCCAACACGCGCAAGGCCGGCTTCCTGCGGCGGGTGGCGGCGCTCCTGGCCGACCGGGGGACCGGCGGTTTCGAGGTCGAGGACGCCCGTCTGGAGGAGCTCGAGGAGGGTCCGCGTAGACATCGTCTCTGGCGGGCCGCCTTCTCCCGGGCCGTCTGGCCTCCCGAAGAGGGGTGGGGGAGGGCGGCTCCCCATCTAATTCCGGGGGGCCTCTACATCGCCCTCACCGGACCGGACGCAACCGCGCCCCAGGGGTGGAGCCGGTCGAGCTACGCCGACCTCTTCCCCCATCCCGAGGGCTACAGCTCCCGCAGACTTCTGTGGCGATACAAATGAGCCGACGGATAGCCATCGCCAACCAGAAGGGCGGAGTGGGCAAGACCACCACCGCCATCAACCTCGGGGCCTCCCTGGCCGCCGCGGGCCGGCGTGTGCTCATCGTGGACACCGACCCCCAGGGGAACGCCGCCTCGGGATTGGGCGTCTTCGAGAGGGATTCCAGGCCCACCGTTCTCGACGCCCTCCTGAATCGAGCCGACCTGGAGGAAACGATCCGGCCCACCGACTCCGACTGCCTCTTCATCTCCCCCAGCGTCCCCGAGATGATCGGCCTCGAGCGCGACCTCTTGCACGCGAAGGACGCGCCCTACCGGCTTTCCAAGTCGGTGAACCGGCTCACCGATTTCGATTTCATCCTCTTCGACTGCCCCCCGTCGCTCGGCATACTGACCCTCAACGCCCTGTTGGCGGCGCAGAGCATCCTGATCCCGGTCCAGGCCGAGTACTACGCCCTGGAGGGCCTGACCCAGCTCCTGCGGGCGGTGGAGTACGTTCAGAAACGCCTCGGTCACCCCCTTGAGATAGAGGGCTTTTTGCTGACGATGGGGGATTCGCGGACGCGCCTCGCCGCCGATGTGGAGGCCGAGGTCCGCAGGCACTTCAAGGACAAGGTTTACCGGACCATCATCCCGCGCAACGTGCGGCTTTCCGAGGCGCCCAGCCGCGGGATGCCGGTCATCGAGTACGCCCTCGCGAGCAAGGGCTCCCAGAGTTACATCGCGCTGGCCCGGGAGCTGATGCTTCAACCTGCGCGGCTCGCCGAGGGGGCGCGATGAGCCCCCGGGACCCCAAGCGCGGTCTGGCCCGCGGTCTGGACGACCTCCTGGGCGACCTGGCCGATACGACCCCGGGACGGCGAGCCGTGCCGGCCGAGGGAGAGGTGGAGCTCGACCGGATCGAGCCGAATCCCCTCCAGCCGCGCCGGCACTTCCCCCCCGAGAGCCTGGAGGGGCTGGCCTCCTCGATCAAGGCCCAGGGCCTCCTCCAGCCGATTCTGGTCCGGCCCAAAGAGGGCGAGGAGGGCCGTTATCAGGTCATCGCCGGCGAAAGGCGCCTGCGGGCCGCGAGGATGGCCGGTCTCGAGCGGGTTCCGGTCATCGTCCGCGCCGTGGACGACCGTAACGCGCTCACCCTGACCCTGCTGGAGAACCTCCAGCGGGAGGACCTGCGGCCCATCGAGCTGGCCCAGGGGTTGAAGGAGCTGGTCGAGCGGTTCGGCCTCACCCAGGTCGAGCTGGCGCGGGGGCTCGGTGTCTCCCGGGAGCAAGTCTCCAACACCCTGAGACTTTTGAAGCTGCCGGAGAAGGTCCGGGAACTGCTGGACGCGGGGCTCATCACCCCGGGGCACGGGAGGCTCCTGGCCTCCCTGGACTCCCCAGAGATGGCGCAGGCCCTGGGCGAGCTGGTCGTGGAGAGGGACCTGACCGTCCGCGAGCTGGAGATGCTCATCGCCGATCAGGCGGCGGTCGAGATTCCGACCGAGCCCGGAAGCGGGGTAAAAAAACCGAGCGAAGCGAGCTATGCCCCTGGCAAATCGTCGGAACCCCGGCGGGCGGCGTCGGTCAAGGACCCAGACCTCGTCCTCTTCGAGGAGGAACTCCAGCGCCGGATCGGCACCCAGGTGAAGATCCGCCACCTCAAGTCGGGGCGCGGGCGGATAATCATCGAGTACTACTCCCCCGACGAGCTGGCAGGAATCATCGAGAAGCTGACCGGGTAATAACCCGTAGGGGCGACCGGTAGGACGAGTCCTCCACGGTCGCCCGCGGGCGGGTGTGGACACCCGCCCCTACGGCGTTTCGTTAAGGGATGCACATCCCGGGCGCTCTCGCGTGCGCCAACCACATTGGGTAAAAAGCAGCCAGAATGGGAAATCCACATCATCCCCCGTTCGACGGGGAGGCACAGGATTTTCCGGCTCACCGAGCTGAAGAGGAGGGCCCTTTTAATCGGCGCCTCCCTGGTGACCTTCATCGCCTTCGCCGCCATCGTCATCACCGTTCTTCTATCCTTCGGGATCACCCTGGGGATGGACCAGTTCAACTTCGTCGAGCTCAAACGCCTGCGGGTGGAGAACGAAGAGCTCCGGGGGGAGCTGACGTTAATCGTCGACCTCGAACGCGAGGTGACCCTGGGCGAGGAGATAGTCAGCCGCCTGCGCGGGATGCTGGGGATTGACCTTGCCGAGGAGCGGCGCGCGGAGGCGGAGAGGATACTCACCTCGGCGGTGCCCTACGTGCCCGGCGAGGAACCGGAAGCGCTGGAGCTGACCGGCGAGGCGGCGACCTACGCCCCGACCGGCCCGGCGGCGGGGAGGACCAGCGAGCTGGCGGCTTACGTGGCCAGGGCGGCGGTCCAGGGACTGTCCACACCCCGGGGCTGGCCGCTTCGGGGCTGGATCACGCGGGGGTTCGTCCCCGCCGGGGACTCGAAGCACGCCGGAATAGACATCGCCTGCGACGAGGGGAGGCCTGTCTCCGCCACGGCGGCCGGAGTGGTCGTCTTCGCCTCCGAGGACAGGCATTACGGACTGAAGGTCGTCATCAGCCACGACTCCGGGTACACCACCACCTACGGTCACAACTCCAAACTCCTGGTCCAGGTCGGAGACACGGTGGAGAGGGGACAGCACATCGCTCTTTCCGGCAACACAGGCGCCAGCACGAGCCCCCACCTGCACTACGAGATACGGCGGGACGACATCCCCATAGATCCCACGCCGTTTTTAGAGGAATAGTTTTTTCAACGAGTTACGGCAGCCATCCCAGTAAAGCGAGGCCTGATGACCAAAGAAGAGAAAAAGTATGACCGCGGATCCTCCGGCGTGCACTCCATCGTCGGCGAGGGCACCATCTTCGAGGGCAACATCTCCGTCCAGGGCAGCCTCCGCATTGACGGCATCTTCAAGGGCACCATCAAGTGCGACGCCTTCTACGTGGGGCGCTCCGCCGAGGTCACGGCCGAGGTGGAGGCCAACCGCAGCGTCATCGGCGGGAAGATCCACGGCAACCTGGTTTCGCCCATGTCCGCCGAGATCGAGGAGACCGCGGAGATAATCGGCGACGTGCGCACCGAGTCGCTGACCATCACGGAGAAGGCGATCGTCCACGGTTTCATAGACATGGGCAAGTCCGAGGGGTACAAGAACCGCCTCGCGTCTCTGGGCAACCTGGCCAAACCGGGGGGCGGCGGCGGAGAGAAGGGCAGGGTCGAACCCAGGCCGGAGCCCAGGCCCGAGTCGAACTTCCCCCACCGGCCCCCCGAGGCGAAGAAGTAGCGCGGATCCAATTCAAACGAACGACCGGCAGGGCGGCGGCGGCGCGCGCCTTCCGGCGGTGTGGGATGCGAAGGATACTGACCGGTATATTCATCCTGGTCCTGTTGTCACCCGCGGCGGCGGGGAGGAGGGCCGGCCTCGAGGTGAAGGGCGGCGGCGTCCTCAATGTCGCCCAGGCCTTCAGCGGTTTTCTCAACATCGGCCCCCGCGCGGACGTCGGATACTACGACCACTGGTTCTACGTCGGAGGACGCCTCTCGTACCTCTACTCCGACATTCACGACGGCTGGAACCTTCGCGCCGGCGTTTTCTCGGGATGGCGCTCCAACTTCACCCGGCACGAGCTGTACGTCACCGCCCTCCTGGGCGCCGAGTACCACCAGGCCCCCTGGGACGCCCTCGTATCCGGGGAGGGCTTCGGACCCTCCGGCGTCTTCTCCATCACCCTCGAGCCGGGGCTCACCGCCCGCATCACCGATTGGCTCTCGATCCACATCGAAGTGCCCATCGCCTTCCCCCTGGGCCGCGAGGGGCTGGACCCCGACGTGAAGGGATTCCTCTACGTGAACGTGTACTGGTTTTAAAAACACACGTAAAGAAGGATGACGCAACCGCCATCCAGATTAAATGATGTAGGGCGGCCCCTCTGCGGGCCGCCGTTTTTAACCGCACCACATATATTACGGTGGTATAGGGCGGCCCCGGAGGACGAGTCCTCTGCGGCCGCCGCTTTTATATTTCGCCCTCACCACGGCCCACGCAAACGTAGGGCGGGGGTTCCCAACCCCGCCGCTCTTTACCCAAACCCTCCCCCCACTAAATTGCGCTCACACCGTGGGCGGGGTGTCGAAGGGCGGCGGCTCGGCGGGATAACCGGCGGGTCCCGGCTTGCCCCGCAGGAGGCGGAAATTCCTCGGCTCGCCGAAGCGCACCCCGAGGCGGCGCTCGATCCACTCCAAGGCACGCCTACCCGGGGAATCGGTATAAGGACCGGATAAAACCTGTTTCCGCGCGGCAAAGACCCGGGCTCCCATCGGCGCCGGGTGTGTCCCGGTGAAGGGGACGATGTAGCGCGAGTTTTTGTAGACCGGCGCAGGTTGCACCTCGTCGGGCCGCGCCAGGCGCTCCTCCAGCTCGGCGTCGTCCGGCACGTACAGCCGGGTGAAGTTCCGCTGCTTGGCGCGGAAGGATTCCTCGGGCCGGGCCCAGCCGTAGTGGAAGACCTCCGCGTTTGCGGCCCAGACCACCCACGGTTTCCGTTCGGCGAGCCGCCCGTCGGGGAAGCGGAAGCCCATGGCGTCGCCCCAGGATTTCAGCCCTATGCCGAGCCGGATCACCCGCACCTCGCGCCGGTACCACTTCCGCCCGGTGTGAACCGTGTGATAACCGCCGTAAAAGTGGCGGAAACGGAACAGGAGCCCCTGGATTTCGCCGTCGGCCAGGTGGTGCTCCATACAGGCGCGGACGGCCGGGTGGTAGCGTTCGTGTATCGCCTCGTCGGCCTGGACGTAGAGGCCCCAGTCGCCGGAGCAGCGTTCCAGCGCCACGTCGGTCAGCCGGGCCAGAATCCGGCCCCCCGTCCGCAGCGACTCGTCCCAGGGCGCCTCGGAAATCACCACGCGCGGGTCGCAGAGCTCGGCCCGGAGGTAATCCAAGGTGCCGTCGGTGGAACGGGCGACCACGAGCTGGAATTCGTCGCACAGCGGCAGGACGCTCCGCACCGCCTCCACGACGGGGTAGTCGTTCTCCAGGGCGTTGCGGACGAAGCTGAAACCGCAGACCCTCACACCTTCAACCCCTTCCATTTGCCGCCGGCGAACCGCCAGTAGGCGAGCCCGGCGCGGACGTAGAACGCCAGGACCGACAGGGCCCAAAAACCCACTATCCCCCATTTGAATACGAACACGGCCAGAAGGGAGAGGGGAATACGCAGCCCCCAGAAGCCGATGACGGCCAGGGCCAGGGTCCAGCGCGTGTCGCCCGCCCCCCGCAGACCGCCGGTCAGGGGCATCATGATGGCCAGGGCCGGCTGTTCGAGGGCGGCGATGGTGATCAGCACCGCGCCGGTGGAGAGCACCTGGCCCGAGGGCGCCGGTGGGAAGAGGGCGGGCACCTTTTCGAACCACCCCTGCCCGGTGTGAACCATGGCCGCGGCACCGGTGTGCAGGAGCTTGACCCCGGTCGCGCCCTCGTCTATGAAGACCCCCGCCAGGTCATGAGCGAAGAGGGCGAAGACCACCCCCATCGCGCCCATGAGGACCAGGGCGACGACGGCCGAGCGCCGGCCCGCCTTCTCCGCCAGCTCCGGCTCCCCCGCGCCCAGGTACTGCCCCACCAGGGTCGTGGAGGCCAGCGCCAGCCCCCACCCCGGCATGAAGGACAGGCTCTCCACCTGGATGCCGATCTGGTTGGCCGCCAGGGCCACCGTCCCGAGCTGGCTCACGATCCAGACCGAGACCATCTGCCCCACGCGGAACACGCCCTGCTCGAACATGGCCGGGGTGCCGACGTGGAAGATGCGGCGGATGGCGGACCAGACCGGCCGCAGCGTCTCGGAAAATTTCAGCCGCTCCTTGGTGAACCCGAAGTAGAGGATGACCACCGTGGCGACCCCGGCGGCGGTCATGGACAGCGACGACCCGAGGGCGGCCCCGGCGACCCCCATGGGCTCGATGGGGCCCAGGCCGTAGATGAAGACGTAGTTGAAGGCGACGTTCAAGAGGTTGGCGATGAGGGTGATGATGAGGGGCCGGACGTTGTCGCCGAAGCCGCGCATCACCGACGCGCCCACCATCGTCACCACCCACGGCAGGCCGGCGTAGCACAGGATGCGCACGTACGCCGTGGCAGCGGACATCACCGCCGGCTCGGCCTTATAGATGGACAGCAGGAGCGGGAGCAGGAAGGGGCCTATCGCGGAGAGGAAGAGGCCGAATCCGAGGGCCACGAACATGGACTGGCCGCCGATGAACCGCGCCCCGTCACGGTCCCGACGGCCCCACAGGCGCGCCACCACCGCCGTGGTCCCCACCCCCACGCTGGTCAGGAGGAAGAGAACCGGCCAGACCACGCCGCCGCCCAGGGCCACCGACGCCACGCCGTTCTTCCCCAGCGCCTGGCCGATCATGATGGTGTCCACCACGCCCACCATGGTCTGCAGGACCATCTCCCCCACGGCGGGGAGCGCCAGGCGTAAGATGTTCCCGTTCAGGTGCCGGGCGTCGAGGACGAGGTTTTCTTCGCGGACCACGGCCTTACCTTTGGCGGAGCAATCGAACGGGCATTATTTGAAAAGACCGGCGGAGCCGCGGGTGAGACGACGGAGATTGAGAGTCGCTTCGTTGTTTTCGACTCCGCCGTCCTAGGGCGAAACCTCCAAATACCGGACGAGGACCGAGGCCGGCCCGTGGTTTGGACGGGCCAGGTTCGGGTCGGGGTGGAGGCCGACGACCTCGCCCGAAATCATCCGCCCGCCGAGGCCCTCCGGCGCGTCCACCAGCTCGCCGCGCAGGTAATTCCCGGTGACGCCCGTCTGCGCGCCCGAATCGGACCGCCGCCGCTCGACCAGCAGACGGACACGAGTGCCCATATTTTCCCCGGCAAAATTAAATGCCAGCTCGGCGGAGAGCGACCGGAGGACGCGGGAGCGTTCTTTTTTTACCAGGGGCGGGACGCGGTCGGTAAAACCTTCCGCCGCCGTTCCCGGCCGGGGGGAAAAGCTGAACACGTGGAGGTAGTCCGCGGTTTTTTGAGAAACCTCCACCGTCCGGGCGAAATCGGCGTCGGTCTCGCCGGGGAAGCCGACCATTACGTCCTGTCCCAGCCCCAGGCGCGGGATGCGCTCTTTGGCGAAGCGGATGTTTTCCAGGGCGCGCGCGGCGGTGTACGGCCGGTTCATCCGGGCCAGAACGTCGTCGGCTCCGGACTGGAGCGGCACGTGGAGGTGTGGGGCTATCCTGCCCTCCGAACCGGCGATGAGATTGACCAGCCCCGCGGTCAGCTCGTCGGGCTCGATTGAGGTCAGGCGCAGGCGCTCGAGGCCTGGGGTTTCGAGGAGCGCCCCCAAGAGGTCCGTCAGTTTTTTACCCGATTCGGCTCCCCAGGCGCCCAGGTGAACGC comes from bacterium and encodes:
- a CDS encoding ParA family protein; protein product: MSRRIAIANQKGGVGKTTTAINLGASLAAAGRRVLIVDTDPQGNAASGLGVFERDSRPTVLDALLNRADLEETIRPTDSDCLFISPSVPEMIGLERDLLHAKDAPYRLSKSVNRLTDFDFILFDCPPSLGILTLNALLAAQSILIPVQAEYYALEGLTQLLRAVEYVQKRLGHPLEIEGFLLTMGDSRTRLAADVEAEVRRHFKDKVYRTIIPRNVRLSEAPSRGMPVIEYALASKGSQSYIALARELMLQPARLAEGAR
- a CDS encoding acyl-CoA dehydratase activase: MPGGNTQATAAIHLGVDVGSTTTKAVALADGEVVGRSLRPTGEDFASAARDVIADAAGGRPGFIVGTGYGRRLVPGADRTLTEITCLALGARALDRDAAACLDIGGQDSKFLWLTPDGRPAGFALNDRCAAGTGRFLELAAARIGLRLEEWETVGLDEAGGLVLSATCGVFAESELVGHLASGVNPRSLAAAAALSIAARMLPLAVQAGRPGMPEDGGLVLAGGVSNNALVVAALRGAFTALGLPVRVLPEPSLAVAYGAALAAAQLTPTGKEPE
- a CDS encoding MATE family efflux transporter — encoded protein: MVREENLVLDARHLNGNILRLALPAVGEMVLQTMVGVVDTIMIGQALGKNGVASVALGGGVVWPVLFLLTSVGVGTTAVVARLWGRRDRDGARFIGGQSMFVALGFGLFLSAIGPFLLPLLLSIYKAEPAVMSAATAYVRILCYAGLPWVVTMVGASVMRGFGDNVRPLIITLIANLLNVAFNYVFIYGLGPIEPMGVAGAALGSSLSMTAAGVATVVILYFGFTKERLKFSETLRPVWSAIRRIFHVGTPAMFEQGVFRVGQMVSVWIVSQLGTVALAANQIGIQVESLSFMPGWGLALASTTLVGQYLGAGEPELAEKAGRRSAVVALVLMGAMGVVFALFAHDLAGVFIDEGATGVKLLHTGAAAMVHTGQGWFEKVPALFPPAPSGQVLSTGAVLITIAALEQPALAIMMPLTGGLRGAGDTRWTLALAVIGFWGLRIPLSLLAVFVFKWGIVGFWALSVLAFYVRAGLAYWRFAGGKWKGLKV
- a CDS encoding polymer-forming cytoskeletal protein is translated as MTKEEKKYDRGSSGVHSIVGEGTIFEGNISVQGSLRIDGIFKGTIKCDAFYVGRSAEVTAEVEANRSVIGGKIHGNLVSPMSAEIEETAEIIGDVRTESLTITEKAIVHGFIDMGKSEGYKNRLASLGNLAKPGGGGGEKGRVEPRPEPRPESNFPHRPPEAKK
- a CDS encoding RsmG family class I SAM-dependent methyltransferase is translated as MDFSLPAVLDSPRFSRALEVVESVVTVPESGTLVEFLELLVRWNRRINLVSRASDPTDLLADALVDAAALTRILETGDGTERSELRPRRTVADLGAGAGLLSVALALLAPGLDLVLVESNTRKAGFLRRVAALLADRGTGGFEVEDARLEELEEGPRRHRLWRAAFSRAVWPPEEGWGRAAPHLIPGGLYIALTGPDATAPQGWSRSSYADLFPHPEGYSSRRLLWRYK
- a CDS encoding ParB/RepB/Spo0J family partition protein; protein product: MSPRDPKRGLARGLDDLLGDLADTTPGRRAVPAEGEVELDRIEPNPLQPRRHFPPESLEGLASSIKAQGLLQPILVRPKEGEEGRYQVIAGERRLRAARMAGLERVPVIVRAVDDRNALTLTLLENLQREDLRPIELAQGLKELVERFGLTQVELARGLGVSREQVSNTLRLLKLPEKVRELLDAGLITPGHGRLLASLDSPEMAQALGELVVERDLTVRELEMLIADQAAVEIPTEPGSGVKKPSEASYAPGKSSEPRRAASVKDPDLVLFEEELQRRIGTQVKIRHLKSGRGRIIIEYYSPDELAGIIEKLTG
- a CDS encoding glycosyltransferase family 2 protein; the encoded protein is MRVCGFSFVRNALENDYPVVEAVRSVLPLCDEFQLVVARSTDGTLDYLRAELCDPRVVISEAPWDESLRTGGRILARLTDVALERCSGDWGLYVQADEAIHERYHPAVRACMEHHLADGEIQGLLFRFRHFYGGYHTVHTGRKWYRREVRVIRLGIGLKSWGDAMGFRFPDGRLAERKPWVVWAANAEVFHYGWARPEESFRAKQRNFTRLYVPDDAELEERLARPDEVQPAPVYKNSRYIVPFTGTHPAPMGARVFAARKQVLSGPYTDSPGRRALEWIERRLGVRFGEPRNFRLLRGKPGPAGYPAEPPPFDTPPTV
- a CDS encoding MiaB/RimO family radical SAM methylthiotransferase; translated protein: MRVAVASLGCKLSACEAEATLSAFVGAGYTAVEFGEAAEVCVVHTCTVTGRADYRSRNLLRRAAGVVVPGGRVVAAGCYAVTDPDVLERIPGVTDVTPLAGAALLRAVEGGMVEENRWPETAGGFLHHTRAFLKVQDGCDGACTYCKVRLARGKARSRPIDDAKAALERLVAAGHREVVLTGVHLGAWGAESGKKLTDLLGALLETPGLERLRLTSIEPDELTAGLVNLIAGSEGRIAPHLHVPLQSGADDVLARMNRPYTAARALENIRFAKERIPRLGLGQDVMVGFPGETDADFARTVEVSQKTADYLHVFSFSPRPGTAAEGFTDRVPPLVKKERSRVLRSLSAELAFNFAGENMGTRVRLLVERRRSDSGAQTGVTGNYLRGELVDAPEGLGGRMISGEVVGLHPDPNLARPNHGPASVLVRYLEVSP
- a CDS encoding M23 family metallopeptidase is translated as MGKKQPEWEIHIIPRSTGRHRIFRLTELKRRALLIGASLVTFIAFAAIVITVLLSFGITLGMDQFNFVELKRLRVENEELRGELTLIVDLEREVTLGEEIVSRLRGMLGIDLAEERRAEAERILTSAVPYVPGEEPEALELTGEAATYAPTGPAAGRTSELAAYVARAAVQGLSTPRGWPLRGWITRGFVPAGDSKHAGIDIACDEGRPVSATAAGVVVFASEDRHYGLKVVISHDSGYTTTYGHNSKLLVQVGDTVERGQHIALSGNTGASTSPHLHYEIRRDDIPIDPTPFLEE